The following are encoded in a window of Amycolatopsis lexingtonensis genomic DNA:
- a CDS encoding ABC transporter permease translates to MVSVQAPPRRAGLLLRVLPPGLYAGRARMLVERSVMVYRGSWLIFLSGAVEPFLYLLAFQLGFGRLVTEVAGPDGHPMSYVAFVAPALLATSAMNGAVFESTYNLFFKLRYAKLYDALLATPIGPLDVALGEIGWAITRGGLYAVAFLAIAAAMGLLASWWALLMVPAALLVGLAFSAIGMALVTFLRSTAQFDYIQLGLTPMFLFATTFFPLSVYPEPLQWVVRCLPLYHAIELMRGLATGLLSGSMLINLAYLLILGGVGLWASTRRIAKLLLT, encoded by the coding sequence ATGGTGAGCGTCCAGGCCCCACCGCGGCGCGCCGGGCTGCTGCTGCGGGTGCTGCCGCCCGGGCTCTACGCCGGCCGCGCGCGCATGCTCGTCGAGCGCTCGGTCATGGTCTACCGCGGCAGCTGGCTGATCTTCCTGTCCGGCGCCGTCGAGCCGTTCCTGTACCTGCTGGCGTTCCAGCTCGGCTTCGGCAGGCTGGTCACCGAGGTGGCCGGCCCGGACGGGCACCCGATGAGCTACGTCGCGTTCGTGGCCCCGGCCCTGCTGGCGACGTCGGCGATGAACGGCGCCGTCTTCGAATCGACGTACAACCTGTTCTTCAAGCTGCGCTACGCGAAGCTGTACGACGCGCTGCTGGCCACCCCGATCGGCCCGCTGGACGTGGCCCTCGGCGAAATCGGCTGGGCGATCACCCGCGGCGGCCTCTACGCGGTGGCGTTCCTGGCGATCGCGGCGGCGATGGGCCTGCTGGCGTCCTGGTGGGCCCTGCTCATGGTCCCGGCGGCGCTGCTGGTCGGCCTGGCCTTCTCGGCGATCGGCATGGCGCTGGTGACGTTCCTGCGTTCGACGGCCCAGTTCGACTACATCCAGCTGGGCCTGACCCCGATGTTCCTGTTCGCGACGACGTTCTTCCCGCTGTCGGTGTACCCGGAGCCGCTGCAGTGGGTGGTCCGCTGCCTCCCGCTCTACCACGCGATCGAGCTGATGCGCGGCCTGGCGACGGGCCTGCTCTCCGGCTCGATGCTGATCAACCTGGCGTACCTGCTGATCCTGGGAGGAGTGGGCCTCTGGGCGTCGACACGCCGCATCGCCAAGCTGCTGCTGACGTGA
- the ndk gene encoding nucleoside-diphosphate kinase: MTERTLVLVKPDGVARGLVGEVISRIERKGLKLAAVELRTVPQALAEEHYAEHKERSFFGELLEFITSGPLVALAVEGPRAIAAFRQLAGGTDPVEKATPGTIRGDFALETQYNLVHGSDSPESAERELKLWFPDL; encoded by the coding sequence GTGACTGAACGCACGCTGGTCCTGGTCAAGCCCGATGGCGTCGCGCGCGGCCTCGTCGGCGAGGTCATCTCGCGGATCGAGCGCAAGGGCCTCAAGCTCGCCGCCGTCGAACTGCGGACCGTGCCGCAGGCGCTGGCCGAGGAGCACTACGCCGAGCACAAGGAGCGTTCGTTCTTCGGCGAGCTGCTGGAGTTCATCACGTCGGGCCCGCTGGTCGCGCTCGCCGTCGAAGGCCCGCGCGCGATCGCCGCGTTCCGCCAGCTGGCCGGCGGCACCGACCCGGTCGAGAAGGCCACCCCGGGCACCATCCGCGGCGACTTCGCGCTGGAGACCCAGTACAACCTGGTGCACGGCTCGGACTCGCCGGAGTCGGCCGAGCGCGAGCTGAAGCTCTGGTTCCCCGACCTGTGA
- a CDS encoding phosphodiester glycosidase family protein, with protein sequence MLPFVALFATAFVVPAHADPLAAPLGTPPVEAAPAASSAREGVTTFAAADPDDGLVTGSATTEVAPGLNLTQFDRFDPAGWIRGDTLAVDLGSKVLKPTYLSPGTVSARTPLSQQIARAGAVAGVNGDFFDISATGAPIGVGIDRGQLQTAPAAGHNLTASITDEGKARLASVFLEATVTLPGGAAKATNFNSPVLGPDAIGVYTPLWGASGRATSVAGASRVREVELRDGVVTAVRDQPASGPIAAGTTLLLAREAGADALAALKPGDPVGVTYAPRTDAGKIAVAVGGNEVLLRDGVVQPVDNVAMHPRTAVGFSADGKRLWLATVDGRQADSRGLTELELARHMKSLGADDAINLDGGGSSTLLARNEGEAAPSVRNSPSDGGERLVPNGIGFTTVPGSGKLTGFAPAPAVATEDADRVLTGLTRHLVADGHDETGAAVAAEPRWTTSDPRRATVTRGVVTGHGAGKVDVLARSGRVTGKTTLSVLGAPVRLGTSTEQVALSAAGAKSTFKVYGYDADGYGTWLEPDDVKLDYDHSVVRIEPSGDGYAVTALTASGATTITASAAGFTTHLAASVGNVPQVAAPLDGPAGWTATVYPAVVGAALSAAPGRDGGAGLALDYRLTGTNATRAAYVTPSAPLAVPAGTQKIGLWVNGDGKGAWLRAELRDAANVASVVDLSLSVDWTGWRYVTAAVPAGLPAGQRLARFYAVENVPEQQYEGRLVFDDLTFEVAPTTSVPADAAPHDPALVTDGVLSGGLRVAVVSDAQFTADDPAGPLVAQARRALREAVAAKPDLVLINGDFVDRGTAPDFALARQVIADEVDGKVPWYYVPGNHEAEAGNGLANFQAVFGATHRVVDVHGIRLVLMDSSRGSLRAGGFDQVRMLRSALDSAAADRSVRGVVVAMHHPVQDPSPTGNSQLGDRKEATLLTQWLTGFEQASGKPAASVASHAGVFALSRVDGVPYLVNGNSGKAPAAAPGDGGFVGWTLLRVDPADRAQPVRFETRPNVDSLTLSGPSSLARGERAVVRASVRQGTRDVPVSYPVSADWTVSWGVVSFDPASGVLTAVRPGVARLSVTVNGVTQSLVVTVRG encoded by the coding sequence GTGCTGCCGTTCGTCGCCCTCTTCGCGACGGCGTTCGTCGTTCCCGCCCACGCCGACCCGCTCGCCGCGCCGCTCGGCACCCCGCCGGTCGAGGCCGCGCCCGCGGCGTCGTCGGCCCGCGAAGGCGTGACCACCTTCGCCGCCGCGGACCCCGACGACGGGCTCGTCACCGGGAGCGCGACCACCGAGGTCGCGCCCGGGCTGAACCTCACCCAGTTCGACCGGTTCGACCCGGCGGGCTGGATCCGCGGCGACACCCTCGCCGTCGACCTGGGCAGCAAGGTCCTGAAGCCCACGTACCTCAGCCCCGGCACGGTTTCCGCGCGCACGCCGCTCTCGCAGCAGATCGCGCGGGCGGGCGCGGTCGCGGGCGTCAACGGCGACTTCTTCGACATCAGCGCCACCGGCGCGCCGATCGGCGTCGGCATCGACCGCGGGCAGCTGCAGACCGCGCCCGCCGCCGGCCACAACCTCACGGCGTCGATCACCGACGAGGGCAAGGCGCGGCTGGCGTCGGTCTTCCTCGAAGCCACCGTGACGCTGCCGGGCGGCGCGGCGAAGGCCACGAACTTCAACAGCCCGGTCCTCGGCCCGGACGCGATCGGTGTCTACACGCCGTTGTGGGGCGCCTCCGGCCGTGCGACTTCGGTGGCCGGGGCGTCGCGGGTGCGCGAGGTCGAGCTGCGCGACGGCGTCGTCACCGCCGTGCGCGACCAGCCCGCGAGCGGCCCGATCGCGGCGGGCACCACGCTGCTGCTGGCCCGCGAAGCCGGTGCGGACGCCCTCGCGGCCCTCAAGCCCGGTGACCCGGTGGGCGTCACGTACGCGCCTCGCACGGACGCCGGGAAGATCGCGGTCGCGGTGGGCGGCAACGAAGTCCTGCTCCGCGACGGCGTCGTGCAGCCGGTCGACAACGTCGCCATGCACCCGCGGACCGCGGTGGGCTTCTCCGCCGACGGCAAGCGGCTCTGGCTGGCCACTGTGGACGGACGGCAGGCCGACAGCCGCGGCCTGACCGAGCTGGAACTGGCCCGGCACATGAAGAGCCTCGGCGCCGACGACGCGATCAACCTCGACGGCGGCGGCTCGTCGACGCTCCTGGCGCGGAACGAAGGCGAGGCCGCGCCGAGCGTCCGGAACTCGCCGTCCGACGGCGGGGAACGCCTGGTGCCCAACGGGATCGGCTTCACGACCGTGCCGGGCAGCGGCAAGCTCACCGGCTTCGCGCCCGCCCCGGCGGTGGCCACCGAAGACGCGGACCGCGTGCTGACCGGCCTGACCCGGCACCTGGTCGCCGACGGCCACGACGAGACCGGCGCCGCGGTGGCCGCCGAGCCGCGCTGGACGACGTCGGACCCCCGGCGGGCGACCGTGACGCGCGGGGTGGTCACCGGCCACGGCGCCGGCAAGGTCGACGTCCTCGCGCGCTCGGGCCGCGTGACCGGGAAGACGACGCTTTCCGTACTGGGCGCACCGGTCCGGCTGGGCACGAGCACCGAGCAGGTCGCGCTGTCGGCCGCGGGCGCCAAGAGCACGTTCAAGGTCTACGGCTACGACGCCGACGGCTACGGCACCTGGCTGGAACCCGACGACGTCAAGCTCGACTACGACCACTCGGTGGTGCGGATCGAGCCGTCGGGCGACGGGTACGCGGTGACGGCGCTGACCGCGTCCGGGGCGACCACGATCACCGCGTCGGCCGCGGGCTTCACCACGCACTTGGCCGCTTCGGTGGGCAACGTGCCCCAGGTCGCCGCACCGCTGGACGGCCCGGCGGGCTGGACGGCGACGGTGTACCCGGCGGTCGTCGGCGCGGCGCTGTCGGCGGCACCCGGGCGCGACGGCGGTGCCGGTCTCGCGCTGGACTACCGGCTGACCGGCACGAACGCCACGCGCGCGGCCTACGTGACGCCGTCCGCGCCGCTCGCCGTCCCGGCGGGGACGCAGAAGATCGGGCTCTGGGTGAACGGCGACGGCAAGGGCGCGTGGCTGCGGGCCGAACTGCGCGACGCCGCGAACGTGGCGTCCGTCGTGGACCTTTCGCTGAGCGTGGACTGGACGGGCTGGCGGTACGTCACCGCCGCGGTCCCGGCCGGGCTGCCCGCCGGCCAGCGCCTCGCGCGTTTCTACGCCGTCGAAAACGTGCCGGAGCAGCAGTACGAGGGCCGGCTGGTGTTCGACGACCTGACCTTCGAAGTGGCCCCGACGACTTCGGTGCCCGCCGACGCGGCCCCGCACGATCCCGCGCTGGTCACCGACGGCGTGCTGAGCGGCGGCCTGCGGGTCGCGGTGGTCAGCGACGCCCAGTTCACCGCGGACGACCCGGCGGGTCCGCTGGTCGCCCAGGCCCGGCGGGCGCTGCGCGAAGCCGTCGCCGCCAAGCCGGACCTGGTGCTGATCAACGGCGACTTCGTCGACCGGGGGACGGCGCCCGACTTCGCGCTGGCCCGGCAGGTGATCGCCGACGAGGTCGACGGCAAGGTGCCCTGGTACTACGTGCCGGGCAACCACGAAGCCGAGGCGGGCAACGGGCTCGCCAACTTCCAGGCCGTCTTCGGGGCGACCCACCGCGTCGTCGACGTGCACGGCATCCGGCTGGTGCTCATGGATTCTTCGCGCGGTTCGCTGCGGGCGGGCGGGTTCGACCAGGTCCGGATGCTGCGCTCGGCGCTCGATTCGGCGGCGGCGGACCGGTCCGTGCGCGGGGTCGTCGTCGCCATGCACCACCCGGTGCAGGACCCCAGCCCGACCGGGAACTCGCAGCTCGGCGACCGGAAGGAAGCCACGCTGCTGACCCAGTGGCTGACCGGGTTCGAGCAGGCGTCCGGCAAGCCCGCCGCTTCGGTGGCTTCGCACGCCGGCGTGTTCGCGCTGTCCCGCGTGGACGGCGTGCCGTACCTGGTCAACGGCAACTCGGGCAAGGCACCCGCGGCCGCCCCGGGCGACGGCGGATTCGTCGGCTGGACGCTGCTGCGCGTCGACCCGGCCGACCGCGCCCAGCCGGTGCGCTTCGAGACGCGGCCGAACGTCGACTCGCTGACGCTGTCCGGGCCTTCTTCACTGGCCCGCGGCGAACGCGCGGTCGTGCGCGCGTCGGTCCGGCAGGGCACGCGGGACGTGCCGGTGTCCTACCCGGTGAGCGCGGACTGGACGGTGAGCTGGGGCGTCGTTTCGTTCGACCCGGCTTCGGGCGTCCTGACGGCGGTGCGGCCGGGCGTCGCGCGGCTGTCGGTGACGGTCAACGGGGTGACCCAGTCCCTGGTCGTGACCGTGCGCGGCTAA
- a CDS encoding S8 family peptidase has protein sequence MSLLARPLRAAVCTVLVLSGCVTAGPAVADEPGCAHGRSLRYVVTFDRGTTESAARGRITGACGATTVYYPQIAVAVATSGDPGFGERIGLDRAFSAQAERLAAQRASDPVKPQPARAALPRTDPAKVPTADLSAQQWDMRMINAGRARGFTGGSRDVVVGVLDSGVDPDHPDLAAALDPDDSAGCLTGAPDPSPAAWAPTTSVHGTHVAGIIAAADDGRGVTGVAPGVRVASVKVIDDRGYADPEAAVCGLMWAASRHMRLTNSSFFVNPWTLSCIRGNDRGVVHEALARAVEYSTSAGTLNVAAATNEAVDLTPSARSGSPGAGSGCEALPAGLRDVVAVSAVGSDRVKAGYSSYGLGVIDVTAPGGETGECVLSTVPGGYAPLCGTSMAAPHVTGVLALLASRDPAARPRQLRRTLEAEATPMACPADYDLTGDGTQDAYCAGYEGYSGFYGHGMADALAAVAPKGRPDPAR, from the coding sequence GTGTCCCTGCTGGCGCGGCCGCTGCGGGCGGCCGTGTGCACCGTCCTGGTGCTTTCGGGATGCGTCACCGCCGGTCCGGCGGTGGCCGACGAGCCCGGCTGCGCCCACGGACGGTCGCTTCGCTACGTCGTCACCTTCGACCGCGGTACCACCGAGTCCGCGGCTCGCGGGCGGATCACCGGCGCGTGCGGCGCCACCACCGTGTACTACCCGCAGATCGCCGTGGCGGTCGCGACCTCCGGCGACCCGGGCTTCGGCGAGCGGATCGGGCTCGACCGGGCGTTCAGTGCCCAGGCCGAGCGGCTGGCCGCGCAGCGCGCCTCGGACCCGGTGAAACCCCAGCCGGCGCGCGCAGCGCTGCCCCGGACCGACCCCGCGAAGGTGCCCACCGCCGACTTGAGCGCGCAGCAGTGGGACATGCGGATGATCAACGCGGGCCGGGCGCGCGGCTTCACCGGCGGCAGCCGCGACGTCGTCGTCGGCGTGCTCGACTCCGGCGTCGACCCGGACCACCCGGACCTCGCCGCCGCGCTCGACCCGGACGACTCGGCCGGCTGCCTGACCGGCGCTCCCGACCCCTCGCCGGCGGCATGGGCGCCGACGACGTCGGTGCACGGGACGCACGTGGCGGGCATCATCGCCGCGGCCGACGACGGGCGGGGCGTGACCGGAGTGGCGCCCGGGGTGCGCGTGGCGTCGGTGAAGGTGATCGACGACCGCGGCTACGCCGACCCCGAAGCCGCGGTGTGCGGGCTGATGTGGGCGGCGTCACGGCACATGCGGCTGACGAACAGCAGCTTCTTCGTGAACCCGTGGACGCTCTCGTGCATCCGCGGCAACGACCGCGGCGTCGTCCACGAGGCACTGGCGCGCGCGGTGGAGTACAGCACGTCGGCGGGCACGCTGAACGTCGCGGCGGCGACGAACGAAGCCGTCGACCTGACGCCGTCGGCCCGGTCCGGCTCGCCGGGCGCGGGCAGCGGCTGCGAAGCCCTGCCGGCCGGGCTGCGGGACGTCGTCGCGGTGTCGGCCGTCGGTTCGGACCGGGTCAAGGCGGGCTACAGCTCGTACGGCCTGGGCGTGATCGATGTCACCGCGCCCGGCGGCGAGACGGGCGAGTGCGTCCTGTCGACCGTGCCGGGCGGGTACGCGCCGCTGTGCGGGACTTCGATGGCGGCGCCGCACGTCACCGGGGTGCTGGCGCTGCTGGCCTCCCGCGACCCCGCCGCCCGCCCGCGGCAGCTGCGCCGGACGCTCGAGGCAGAGGCGACGCCGATGGCGTGCCCGGCCGACTACGACCTGACCGGCGACGGCACGCAGGACGCGTACTGCGCCGGGTACGAGGGCTACAGCGGGTTCTACGGGCACGGGATGGCGGACGCGCTGGCGGCCGTCGCGCCGAAGGGGCGCCCGGACCCGGCTCGCTGA
- a CDS encoding maleylpyruvate isomerase family mycothiol-dependent enzyme: MTTMPFPARDYLPVLRELTGAFADALRTGDPAAKVPDCGDWTLADLGTHLGNVHRWATAIVTTGELQSQDFEAGPGADLASWYAESAGLLLDALEQATPEDGCWHFGGTEKTKAFWFRRQVHETAVHLADAGSEHVLDPAVAADGVDEVLGAMLPRVTRWHAVPELPGPVSLRATDTGDVWTVHPGEPPALGPAVDGAATVEAPARDLLLRLWKRTGPAPRVTGDAAAALLAAPLTP; the protein is encoded by the coding sequence ATGACCACGATGCCGTTCCCCGCCCGCGACTACCTGCCCGTGCTGCGGGAGCTGACGGGCGCGTTCGCCGACGCCCTGCGCACCGGCGATCCGGCCGCGAAGGTGCCCGACTGCGGGGACTGGACGCTCGCCGACCTCGGCACGCACCTCGGCAACGTCCACCGCTGGGCGACCGCCATCGTGACCACCGGGGAGCTGCAGTCCCAGGACTTCGAAGCGGGTCCTGGCGCCGACCTGGCGTCCTGGTACGCCGAAAGCGCCGGGCTGCTCCTCGACGCCCTCGAGCAGGCCACTCCCGAAGACGGGTGCTGGCACTTCGGCGGCACCGAAAAGACCAAGGCGTTCTGGTTCCGCCGCCAGGTGCACGAAACCGCCGTCCACCTCGCCGACGCGGGCAGCGAGCACGTGCTCGACCCGGCCGTGGCCGCGGACGGCGTCGACGAGGTCCTCGGTGCGATGCTGCCCCGCGTCACGCGCTGGCACGCCGTTCCCGAACTGCCGGGCCCGGTTTCCCTGCGCGCCACCGACACCGGCGACGTCTGGACCGTGCACCCCGGCGAGCCGCCCGCGCTCGGCCCGGCGGTCGACGGCGCCGCGACGGTCGAAGCGCCCGCCCGCGATCTCCTGCTACGGCTGTGGAAGCGCACCGGGCCCGCCCCGCGGGTCACCGGCGACGCCGCGGCCGCGCTGCTCGCCGCGCCCCTCACGCCGTGA
- a CDS encoding ABC transporter permease, with protein sequence MTTVESTGRVVGKWHGAWLQVEGRWTWYRRHWVSTLYSTGLQPVLFLAAMGLGFGSQVRPGAVTGGLTYLQYIAPALLAAGAAQQAVGESSYPVLSGFKWQKEYLAVTATPVSPGQVFGGHLIWSALRLTLAGVIYAFVALFFGAWTGPGVLLVILAGTVTGLACTTPMAALAARTFDEGQRFGLIFRFVVMPMTLFSGTFFPITQLPAAIRWLAWLSPLWHGTQLARGVSVGGVGGWAMLGHFAVLVALFAAGWALAHRAFYRRLVV encoded by the coding sequence GTGACCACCGTCGAATCGACCGGCCGGGTGGTCGGCAAGTGGCACGGCGCCTGGCTGCAAGTCGAAGGCCGCTGGACCTGGTACCGCCGCCACTGGGTGTCCACTTTGTACTCCACCGGCCTGCAACCGGTGCTGTTCCTCGCCGCGATGGGCCTCGGCTTCGGCTCGCAGGTGCGCCCGGGCGCGGTCACCGGCGGCCTGACCTACCTCCAGTACATCGCGCCGGCCCTGCTCGCCGCCGGGGCCGCCCAGCAGGCGGTCGGCGAGTCGAGCTACCCCGTCCTGTCGGGGTTCAAGTGGCAGAAGGAATACCTCGCCGTCACGGCCACCCCGGTGTCCCCGGGCCAGGTCTTCGGCGGCCACCTGATCTGGTCGGCGCTGCGGCTGACGCTCGCGGGCGTGATCTACGCCTTCGTCGCGCTGTTCTTCGGCGCCTGGACCGGACCCGGGGTGCTGCTGGTGATCCTCGCGGGCACCGTCACCGGCCTCGCCTGCACCACGCCGATGGCCGCGCTGGCGGCGCGGACGTTCGACGAGGGCCAGCGGTTCGGGCTGATCTTCCGCTTCGTCGTGATGCCGATGACGTTGTTCTCCGGCACGTTCTTCCCGATCACCCAGCTGCCGGCCGCGATCCGCTGGCTGGCCTGGCTTTCCCCGCTGTGGCACGGCACGCAGCTGGCCCGCGGCGTGAGCGTCGGCGGGGTCGGCGGCTGGGCGATGCTCGGCCACTTCGCGGTGCTGGTGGCGTTGTTCGCGGCCGGGTGGGCGCTCGCGCACCGGGCCTTCTACCGGAGGCTGGTGGTCTGA
- a CDS encoding ABC transporter ATP-binding protein yields the protein MDESEDREPALVQAKALVKRFGGFEAVRGIDVEVRRGEAFGFLGPNGAGKSSTMRMIACVSPRTDGDLRVLGADPEVAGPRIRARLGVVPQQDNLDVELTVRENLLIYGRYFGLSRAAARRKAEELLEFAQLTDRADDKVDPLSGGMKRRLTIARSLVNDPELLLLDEPTTGLDPQARHLLWDRLFRLKAQGTTLIVTTHYMDEAEQLCDRLVVMDHGRIAAEGSPSDLIKRYSTREVVELRFASGEQTAAAQQVEGLAERVEILPDRVLMYSDDGEAALEHAHARGVRPLSSLVRRSSLEDVFLRLTGRTLVD from the coding sequence GTGGACGAATCGGAGGACCGGGAACCGGCACTGGTGCAGGCCAAGGCGCTCGTGAAGCGCTTCGGCGGGTTCGAGGCCGTGCGCGGGATCGACGTCGAAGTGCGGCGCGGGGAGGCGTTCGGCTTCCTCGGGCCCAACGGCGCCGGGAAGTCGTCGACCATGCGGATGATCGCGTGCGTGTCGCCCCGCACGGACGGCGATCTGCGCGTGCTCGGCGCCGACCCGGAGGTCGCCGGGCCGCGGATCCGCGCGCGCCTGGGCGTGGTGCCGCAGCAGGACAACCTGGACGTCGAGCTGACGGTCCGGGAGAACCTGCTGATCTACGGCCGCTACTTCGGCCTGTCACGGGCGGCGGCCCGGCGCAAGGCCGAGGAGCTGCTGGAGTTCGCACAGCTGACGGACCGGGCCGACGACAAGGTCGACCCCCTCTCGGGCGGCATGAAGCGGCGGCTGACGATCGCGCGGTCTTTGGTCAACGACCCGGAACTGCTGCTGCTCGACGAGCCGACGACGGGCCTCGACCCGCAGGCCCGGCACCTGCTGTGGGACCGGCTGTTCCGCCTCAAGGCCCAGGGCACGACGCTGATCGTGACGACGCACTACATGGACGAAGCCGAGCAGCTCTGCGACAGGCTGGTGGTGATGGACCACGGCCGCATCGCGGCGGAGGGCTCCCCGTCGGATCTGATCAAGCGCTACTCGACCCGCGAGGTCGTCGAGCTGCGCTTCGCCTCGGGGGAGCAGACCGCGGCGGCCCAGCAGGTCGAAGGGCTGGCGGAGCGCGTGGAGATCCTGCCGGACCGGGTGCTCATGTACAGCGACGACGGCGAGGCCGCGCTGGAACACGCGCACGCCCGCGGGGTGCGCCCGCTGTCGAGCCTGGTGCGCCGGAGTTCGCTGGAGGACGTCTTCTTGAGGCTGACCGGCCGGACGCTGGTGGACTGA